From a single Rutidosis leptorrhynchoides isolate AG116_Rl617_1_P2 chromosome 5, CSIRO_AGI_Rlap_v1, whole genome shotgun sequence genomic region:
- the LOC139850306 gene encoding CASP-like protein 2D1 translates to MKILGENVDNLKMLDSSLRLIVIPLSLSSMWLTVTNHQDNEIYGKLEFSNLKGLNFLVSISAIAAGYALVAVISIWVKNLVNKAWIFFVCDQVVAYLMMACGGSFGELVYLAYNGNQKVTWSEACSSYGRFCGRLNLILVLHSIALFCFCVLSLISAFRLFTRFEPPLASKEVRDEST, encoded by the exons ATGAAGATTCTTGGTGAAAATGTGGATAATCTTAAAATGTTAGATTCTTCATTAAGGTTGATTGTGATTCCTCTAAGTCTAAGTTCTATGTGGTTGACTGTGACCAATCATCAAGATAATGAGATTTATGGCAAATTGGAATTCAGTAATCTCAAGGGTCTCAA TTTTTTGGTCAGCATTAGTGCGATTGCAGCTGGGTATGCTTTGGTTGCCGTTATTTCTATATGGGTCAAGAACTTGGTGAACAAAGCTTGGATTTTTTTCGTCTGTGATCAG gTGGTGGCATATTTGATGATGGCGTGTGGAGGTAGCTTTGGGGAGCTAGTATATTTGGCTTACAATGGTAACCAAAAGGTGACATGGAGTGAAGCATGTTCTTCATATGGGAGATTTTGTGGAAGATTAAATCTCATTTTGGTTCTCCATTCTATTGCTTTGTTTTGTTTCTGTGTGCTTTCTTTGATTTCGGCTTTTAGATTATTTACAAGATTCGAACCTCCACTTGCTTCCAAAGAAGTCCGAGATGAAAGTACCTAA
- the LOC139846656 gene encoding uncharacterized protein — protein MGQIVRRKRRGRPANTDRAHRNTSVTPPSPVDRRSSRRRRNVRYNFDIDDYVDDDEFYNNYEDDEDVVIGKKEKKIRLSFLEDDDSRSNRRVPHSSHSYHAPPSSSEDNEDGDADEDDDDEFNPLKKRNLDEEDNEIEEIRGRKLDDYDDDDNDNDDNNDDNEEEEEEEAGGSDYDRGTGSDRSKMVPLPDKRTLELILDKLQKKDIYGVYAEPVDPDELPDYHDVIKHPMDFATVRKKLAKGSYLTLKEFESDIYLICSNAMQYNAPDTIYYKQASSIQEQAKLRFKRLKDNVDRSEIEHKTERKTLPSFSLPKKQLKKTVGSETFSGSTYRTGELLNGSSAQTPARQNSFSDSIVKTREVLNGSSGQTPVRQNSFSGSVVRTNELPSSSGQTPARQNSFSGSIVRTKELRSCSSAQTLVRQNSCDGAEDSSLHDENLDKDQEQELLPEKGFVPKLERKPSILDENRRATYNIDLPPITNSDSVLSTFEGESKQLIPVGLHVDLSYARSLSRFAATLGSAAWKVASHTIEQALPEGVQFGRGWVGEYEPLPTPVPIPENRSNFVAHFNIPSDIKRNEKTSTFKHPDNYQAPKTLVTEKKLNDGLNPGFPVKQEAFRETSKDLSPNLGPRPPLFSSLQTKPAISGPNLVHQNVQAMNFTRPEKMGPPPQVELNHPPPIHASPADFVARKPVSNPFDVSSPRPSNPVSRNGNLASFASSKQPNSNNDVFAPGNPTPVAMDYNRMVRPDNNFTRQHEQQVPSKGKPTPVAMDYNKMVHPDSNFTRQPEQQVPSKGNPTPIAMDYNRMVRPDDNFTRQSEQQFPSKGNPTPIGMDYNRMVGPDNNFARQHEQQVLSDPVQMMKMLAKKSQHQQNNSNGFAFGLKREDSNNSASTIQQFHPNSYQIGPRREDSSNVALTAAQQWMSLGAGGFVKPPLTENLKPHKQQPQVSRFHGEFPVPGVQIPPIDPFTQQVRMMNEAQVQFQNRNVSFPQMVPTDLSRLQVQSSWRGVNPQMMIQQQQQPRPKVQESRPPDLNIGYQSIGSPVRQSGGMSVDSQQPDLALQL, from the exons ATGGGTCAGATCGTGAGAAGAAAGAGGAGAGGAAGACCAGCAAACACAGATCGAGCTCACCGTAACACTTCCGTTACTCCGCCGTCACCCGTTGACCGTCGGAGCAGCCGTAGACGGCGGAACGTCAGGTATAACTTTGACATCGATGACTATGTTGATGACGATGAGTTTTATAATaattatgaagatgatgaagatgtggttattggaaagaaagaaaaaaaaattaggtTATCATTTTTGGAAGATGATGACTCTAGGTCGAATCGACGGGTGCCTCACTCTTCTCACTCTTATCACGCGCCCCCGTCTTCTTCGGAGGATAATGAAGACGGAGATGCGGACGAAGACGATGATGACGAGTTCAATCCACTGAAGAAACGGAACCTTGATGAAGAAGATAATGAAATTGAAGAG ATTAGAGGAAGAAAATTGGAtgactatgatgatgatgataatgataatgatgataataacgatgataatgaaGAAGAGGAGGAAGAAGAAGCGGGAGGATCGGATTACGATCGTG GGACGGGATCAGATCGTTCGAAGATGGTACCTCTACCTGATAAAAGGACTTTAGAGTTGATCTTGGATAAACTTCAGAA AAAAGATATTTATGGGGTTTATGCGGAGCCAGTTGATCCCGATGAG CTTCCGGATTATCATGACGTGATTAAGCATCCAATGGATTTTGCCACTGTGAGGAAAAAGCTTGCGAAAGGATCGTATTTAACTTTGAAAGAATTCGAG AGTGACATATATCTTATTTGTTCAAATGCGATGCAATATAACGCACCAGATACAATTTACTATAAACAG GCAAGCTCTATTCAAGAGCAGGCAAAACTGAGATTCAAGAGACTAAAGGATAACGTTGATCGATCTGAGATAGAACACAAAACAGAACGAAAAACATTACCTAGTTTCTCGTTGCCTAAAAAACAGTTAAAGAAGACAGTTGGCTCTGAAACATTCTCTGGCTCCACTTATAGAACAGGGGAGCTACTGAATGGTTCATCTGCTCAGACGCCAGCAAGGCAAAATAGTTTCTCTGATTCCATTGTTAAAACAAGAGAAGTACTTAATGGTTCATCTGGTCAGACTCCTGTAAGGCAAAATAGTTTCTCTGGTTCAGTTGTTAGAACAAATGAACTACCCAGTTCATCTGGTCAGACACCTGCAAGACAAAATAGTTTCTCTGGTTCCATTGTTAGAACAAAAGAACTACGCAGCTGTTCATCTGCTCAGACCCTCGTAAGACAAAATAGTTGTGACGGTGCTGAAGATTCTTCCTTACATGATGAAAATTTAGATAAAGATCAAGAGCAAGAACTACTACCAG AAAAAGGTTTCGTGCCTAAACTTGAAAGGAAACCATCAATACTTGATGAAAACCGACGCGCAACATACAACATTGATCTCCCACCAATAACTAATTCAGACTCTGTTTTGTCAACCTTCGAGGGTGAAAGCAAGCAGTTGATCCCC GTTGGGCTCCATGTAGATCTTTCGTATGCAAGAAGCTTGTCTCGTTTTGCTGCAACTCTCGGATCCGCTGCTTGGAAAGTCGCTTCTCACACTATTGAACAAGCCTTACCCGAAGGCGTCCAATTTGGGCGGGGATGGGTCGGAGAATATGAGCCACTTCCAACTCCTGTTCCAATCCCTGAAAACCGCTCCAATTTTGTTGCACACTTCAATATTCCTTCCGATATCAAAAGAAACGAAAAAACTTCTACATTTAAACATCCTGACAATTATCAAGCACCTAAAACCCTTGTCACCGAGAAAAAGCTAAACGATGGTCTTAATCCCGGGTTCCCTGTCAAGCAAGAGGCTTTTAGAGAAACCAGTAAAGACCTGAGCCCAAACCTGGGCCCAAGACCTCCTTTGTTTTCTTCATTGCAAACAAAACCTGCAATTTCTGGTCCAAATCTTGTGCATCAGAATGTACAAGCCATGAACTTTACAAGACCCGAAAAGATGGGCCCACCACCACAAGTTGAACTCAATCATCCTCCCCCTATACACGCAAGTCCTGCTGATTTCGTTGCAAGAAAACCCGTTTCCAATCCCTTTGATGTCTCATCACCTAGACCATCGAATCCCGTTTCAAGAAATGGAAATCTTGCGTCGTTTGCATCTTCTAAGCAACCAAACAGTAACAACGATGTATTTGCCCCTGGGAATCCAACACCGGTTGCTATGGATTATAACAGAATGGTGCGCCCGGATAATAATTTTACCCGTCAACACGAACAACAGGTCCCAAGTAAAGGAAAACCAACACCAGTTGCTATGGATTATAACAAAATGGTGCATCCGGATAGTAATTTTACCCGTCAACCCGAACAACAGGTCCCAAGTAAAGGGAATCCGACACCAATTGCTATGGATTATAACAGAATGGTGCGTCCGGATGATAATTTTACCCGTCAATCTGAACAACAGTTCCCAAGTAAAGGGAATCCCACACCAATTGGTATGGATTATAACCGAATGGTGGGCCCGGATAATAATTTTGCCCGTCAACACGAACAACAGGTTCTAAGTGACCCAGTTCAGATGATGAAAATGTTAGCGAAGAAAAGTCAACATCAACAGAATAACTCAAACGGTTTTGCTTTTGGTCTGAAAAGAGAGGATTCAAATAATTCAGCCTCAACCATTCAGCAGTTTCATCCAAACAGTTACCAAATTGGCCCAAGACGCGAGGATTCAAGCAACGTTGCATTAACAGCTGCGCAACAATGGATGTCATTAGGAGCCGGAGGGTTCGTTAAACCACCGTTAACCGAGAATCTAAAACCCCACAAACAACAACCTCAAGTTTCACGGTTTCATGGCGAGTTTCCTGTTCCCGGAGTTCAAATTCCGCCCATCGATCCATTCACACAACAAGTTAGAATGATGAACGAGGCTCAAGTGCAATTCCAAAACAGAAACGTCAGTTTTCCTCAAATGGTACCAACCGATTTATCAAGATTACAGGTACAGTCTAGTTGGCGAGGTGTCAACCCTCAAATGATGATTCAGCAGCAACAGCAGCCAAGACCAAAAGTACAAGAGTCACGACCTCCGGATTTGAATATTGGGTACCAATCAATCGGTTCGCCCGTGAGACAATCTGGTGGTATGTCGGTTGATTCTCAGCAACCTGATTTAGCTTTGCAACTTTAG
- the LOC139846759 gene encoding uncharacterized protein — protein sequence MKITGKTDLQAIISSKVSNITPSSDLLQKPISKKQSTRKTRNPGSGVRLKRDGAPAAVKRGSRPETPLLRWKFVEGTKEVEEDKDVDIESEKQSDSGRRNGRKVRKGRDVSVVSARKLAAGLWRLQLPDVGVNGGGELCNVPKNDGFVFQPTIDHTGIHSPARHNRISFDSHMKEVPQSPKSVTGLRNKFHQKVEPTFHFSNSAMEGATKWDPGSWKASEDVRRIYGESKQLESQVGAVSMVSVLESELETARARINDLENERRSSKKKLEQFLKKLNEERAAWRSREHEKIRAVIDDIKGELSRERKNRQRMEIVNSKLVNELADVKLSAKRYMQDYEKERKARELIEEVCDELAKEIGEDKAEVEALKRESMKMREEVDDERKMLQMAEVWREERVQMKLIDAKVTLEDKFSQMNKLITDLETFLNSKSTNLDIEELKRAETLKHDAKSVNIQEISEFRYEPANPDDIFSVFEEVNFGGMNGNEIEEDDQNNRIHSSGYFDQNGEVEEDEDDEDDDESGWETVSHLEDQGSNYSPNGSDPSVTNNHRREWEENSGTPITEITEVCSVPSKHPKKGSSISRLWRSSYSSNGENCKIISVEGLNGRLSNGTHLSNGTHLSPDRISGVSGSEWSCSPGSGSNPHITKGMKGCIEWPRGVMQKNSLKAKLLEARMESQKIQLRQVLKQKI from the exons ATGAAGATCACCGGGAAAACAGATCTACAAGCTATCATTTCTTCTAAAGTTTCAAACATTACACCAAGTTCGGATCTTTTACAAAAACCCATCTCAAAAAAGCAATCAACTCGGAAAACCCGGAACCCCGGCAGTGGGGTCCGGTTAAAAAGAGACGGAGCTCCGGCTGCCGTAAAAAGAGGTTCTCGGCCGGAAACGCCGTTGCTTCGGTGGAAATTTGTAGAGGGTACAAAGGAAGTTGAGGAGGATAAAGATGTGGATATTGAAAGTGAAAAGCAGTCGGATTCTGGCCGGAGAAATGGCCGGAAAGTGAGAAAAGGGAGAGATGTGTCGGTTGTGTCGGCGAGGAAGTTAGCTGCCGGACTTTGGCGGTTGCAGCTGCCGGATGTTGGTGTCAACGGCGGCGGTGAGTTGTGTAATGTTCCAAAGAATGATGGGTTTGTGTTTCAG CCCACAATTGACCATACGGGAATCCATTCACCTGCTCGTCATAACAGGATATCATTTGATTCTCACATGAAAGAAGTACCGCAAAGCCCTAAATCCGTTACTGGTTTAAGAAATAAGTTTCATCAAAAG GTTGAGCCAACGTTTCATTTTTCTAATTCTGCAATGGAGGGGGCGACAAAGTGGGACCCGGGTTCATGGAAAGCATCTGAAGACGTAAGACGAATCTATGGTGAATCAAAGCAATTGGAGTCACAAGTAGGTGCAGTGTCTATGGTGTCAGTACTAGAGTCAGAACTCGAGACTGCTCGAGCTCGTATTAATGATCTCGAGAACGAACGACGATCATCAAAAAAGAAACTTGAACAATTTTTAAAGAAGCTCAACGAAGAGCGGGCCGCATGGAGGAGTCGTGAACACGAAAAGATCCGCGCGGTGATTGATGATATAAAGGGCGAGTTAAGCAGAGAGAGAAAAAACCGACAACGAATGGAAATTGTGAACTCGAAATTAGTCAATGAGTTGGCGGATGTCAAATTATCAGCTAAACGTTACATGCAAGATTATGAAAAGGAACGCAAAGCAAGAGAGTTAATAGAGGAAGTATGTGATGAATTAGCCAAAGAAATCGGTGAAGATAAGGCCGAAGTTGAAGCTTTGAAACGAGAATCGATGAAAATGAGAGAAGAAGTTGATGATGAAAGAAAAATGTTGCAAATGGCTGAAGTTTGGCGGGAAGAACGTGTGCAAATGAAGCTCATTGATGCAAAAGTGACACTTGAAGATAAATTTTCTCAAATGAATAAGTTGATAACGGATCTTGAAACTTTCTTGAATTCAAAAAGCACAAATCTTGATATAGAAGAGCTGAAACGGGCTGAAACCCTAAAACATGATGCTAAGTCGGTTAACATTCAAGAAATTAGTGAGTTTAGATATGAGCCCGCGAATCCGGATGACATATTTTCGGTTTTTGAAGAGGTTAATTTTGGGGGAATGAATGGGAATGAGATTGAAGAAGATGATCAAAATAATCGTATACATTCGTCTGGTTATTTTGATCAAAATGGTGAAGTTGAAGAAGATGaagacgatgaagatgatgatgaaagcgGGTGGGAAACCGTGAGTCATCTTGAAGATCAAGGATCGAATTATTCACCCAATGGTAGCGATCCATCTGTCACAAACAATCATAGAAGAGAATGGGAAGAAAATAGTGGGACCCCAATAACAGAAATAACAGAAGTATGTTCAGTACCAAGTAAACACCCCAAAAAAGGTTCTTCGATATCTCGTTTATGGAGATCATCGTATTCAAGCAATGGTGAGAATTGCAAGATAATATCAGTAGAGGGGTTGAACGGGCGACTATCAAATGGGACCCACCTTTCGAATGGGACCCACCTTTCACCCGACCGGATCTCTGGGGTGAGTGGGTCCGAGTGGAGTTGTTCACCCGGGTCAGGCAGCAACCCGCACATTACAAAAGGGATGAAAGGATGCATCGAGTGGCCTCGTGGTGTTATGCAGAAAAACAGTTTAAAGGCGAAACTTTTAGAAGCAAGAATGGAAAGTCAAAAAATACAGTTGCGCCAAGTATTAAAGCAGAAGATATGA